Proteins from one Triticum aestivum cultivar Chinese Spring chromosome 7A, IWGSC CS RefSeq v2.1, whole genome shotgun sequence genomic window:
- the LOC123148285 gene encoding uncharacterized protein, translating into MEEDGPSRSGLPPVGECEWREELRQQQSQVEALRDRLVEVKVGMRRSEDDSGRELEHLCRRVKTIATLLAYLKSKARIMAIPHLAHTSCGIRNQDGVGFVDRHGVPLADWSKATDSASCGGGSDDRTAAEGSGVQKNGDAVEGDGDVDDILKSIRVVTDVMESLVKRVIVAESETANEKEKVRIGLEEIRRKTIQVESMSVKVEEMEKFAVGTNGMLNEMRQRVEDMVLETTRQRQRAAENEQELSRVKNDFESLRTYVSTLVSVRETLLSSEKQFETMEKLFDRLVARTNQLETEKAQKEAEVQKVMEENVRLRAMVDKKDAQLQAMSEQCKFMALNRPN; encoded by the exons ATGGAGGAGGACGGCCCTAGCCGGAGCGGCCTGCCGCCGGTCGGGGAGTGCGAATGGAGGGAGGAGCTGAGGCAGCAGCAGTCCCAGGTCGAGGCGCTGCGCGACCGGCTCGTGGAGGTCAAGGTCGGGATGCGGCGCTCCGAGGACGATTCCGGCCGGGAGCTCGAGCACCTGTGCCGCAGGGTCAAGACCATCGCCACCCTGCTGGCCTACCTCAAATCCAAGGCCAGGATCATGGCGATACCGCACCTCGCGCACACGTCCTGCGGGATCAGGAACCAGGACGGCGTGGGGTTCGTCGACAGGCATGGGGTGCCCCTGGCCGATTGGTCCAAGGCCACTGACTCCGCTTCCTGTGGGGGAGGTTCGGATGACAGGACGGCGGCAGAGGGTAGCGGCGTTCAGAAAAATGGCGATGCCGTTGAGGGGGATGGAGATGTCGATGATATTCTCAAGTCCATCCGCGTGGTGACCGATGTCATGGAGTCTCTTGTCAAGAGAGTGATTGTGGCCGAGTCCGAAACTGCGAATGAGAAAGAAAAGGTGAGGATTGGGTTGGAAGAGATCAGGAGGAAGACCATTCAGGTCGAGTCCATGTCGGTCAAAGTCGAGGAGATGGAGAAGTTTGCGGTGGGTACGAATGGTATGCTGAACGAGATGAGGCAGCGGGTTGAAGATATGGTGCTGGAGACTACACGGCAGAGGCAGCGCGCCGCTGAAAATGAGCAGGAGCTTAGTCGTGTGAAGAACGACTTTGAGTCGCTCAGAACTTATGTCAGCACACTTGTTAGTGTCAGAGAAACTCTTCTTTCATCGGAGAAGCAATTCGAGACAATGGAAAAGCTTTTTGACAG GCTAGTCGCAAGGACCAACCAGCTCGAGACCGAGAAAGCACAGAAAGAAGCCGAAGTCCAGAAGGTGATGGAGGAAAATGTGAGGCTACGTGCCATGGTCGACAAGAAGGATGCACAGCTCCAGGCGATGAGTGAGCAGTGCAAGTTCATGGCTCTGAACCGTCCAAACTAG